Proteins from a single region of Hordeum vulgare subsp. vulgare chromosome 6H, MorexV3_pseudomolecules_assembly, whole genome shotgun sequence:
- the LOC123405347 gene encoding protein S-acyltransferase 24-like: MPSETGAGRAAAVGEAEAAGEPLKDDVYTGTAYGDLEKLHRLVELEGRSVMEPDGLSYHALHSAALNNRVAAAQYILEHGADVNAIDHTGQTTHHSSVVRGHIQIAELLLKEGAKVDTADLYGYQTTHVAARYAHTTFLYHIISKWNDDPDVPDNDGRIPLHWAAYKGFADSIRLLLFLGAYRGRQDKEGCTPSHWAAIRGNMESCTLLVQVGKKKDLMVQDNTGLSPAQLAADKSHRQVAFYLTTHVAAQYGQTTFLYHIISKWNADPDVPDNDGRSPLHWAAYKGFVDFEGSQKERYGNSSKPYLNPNPNKSPEV; this comes from the exons ATGCCGTCGGAGACCGGGGCCGGCAGGGCAGCCGCCGTgggggaggcggaggcggcggggGAACCGCTCAAGGATGACGTCTACACGGGCACCGCGTACGGGGACCTCGAAAAGCTGcaccgcctcgtcgagctggaggGCCGGTCAGTGATGGAGCCCGACGGCCTCAGCTACCACGCGCTCCACTCGGCCGCCCTCAACAATCGCGTCGCCGCCGCCCAATACATCCTCGAG CACGGAGCAGATGTAAATGCTATAGACCATACAGGGCAAACAACGCATCACTCGAGTGTAGTGCGTGGTCATATTCAAATTGCAGAACTACTTCTGAAAGAAGGAGCTAAGGTTGACACTGCTGATTTATATGGATATCAG ACCACACATGTTGCAGCACGGTATGCTCATACAACATTTCTTTATCACATTATTTCAAAATGGAATGATGATCCTGATGTCcctgacaatgatggcagaattcctcTTCACTG GGCTGCTTATAAGGGATTTGCAGACTCCATACGTCTCCTTTTGTTTTTAGGCGCTTATAGGGGGCGGCAAGATAAAGA AGGTTGTACTCCTTCACATTGGGCTGCCATTCGGGGGAATATGGAGTCATGTACTCTGTTAGTTCAGGTTGGTAAGAAGAAGGACCTTATGGTGCAAGACAATACTGGGTTAAGTCCGGCCCAACTTGCTGCTGATAAGAGTCACCGGCAAGTTGCATTTTACCTT ACCACACATGTTGCAGCACAGTATGGTCAGACAACATTTCTTTATCACATTATTTCAAAATGGAATGCTGATCCTGATGTCcctgacaatgatggcagaagtcCTCTTCACTG GGCTGCTTATAAGGGATTTGTAG ATTTTGAAGGATCGCAGAAGGAGAGATATGGCAACTCTAGCAAGCCTTACCTAAACCCGAATCCAAACAAGTCACCTGAGGTGTGA